The Elaeis guineensis isolate ETL-2024a chromosome 13, EG11, whole genome shotgun sequence genome includes a region encoding these proteins:
- the LOC140850856 gene encoding protein DWD HYPERSENSITIVE TO UV-B 1-like isoform X1 (The sequence of the model RefSeq protein was modified relative to this genomic sequence to represent the inferred CDS: added 147 bases not found in genome assembly) — protein MASNISQLVARYLNACRKQEVLPNSSVLSSFLKVKHQKSHAEQCCLNIIIDQLKSSDFPPLIDLLSMSSLSEIDAVDVCQNSSYILLDGEYVLSLLRAVNQKLRMIDLVDSSSWKDVLDDICQKGIACRILNLRFSPIRKLNMTGKFMQLHTLRLDFSVHLTSFHTSCFSCMPKLMRLSMCDTRVTNLWMTSAALSKLHSLEELRFQSCLCCYDTGPCSGKGVISSAYEKIRSSSHHCYSYPESLSGTNENFLLQNMQESSIDGSPSSLYSDDDSFTNHELLQSMTEEASAESDLDISSDTRSIDNWTDMSQDSHHELYGWTNSEISVNTSDLTMSSSGHSSIPSTTRLFEEVIYSSTRIKNDICNINMFEGLKNNSLNVHASSTEIYSQPNHRNQFSTDRVFIEDEEGCSSSGLNLENTPETLDFVPEKHPSHHPSPICFEKYYREYMIYSLPQLKVLDNFPVKHAEKEKAKAIFKKYYENVPYNRQQKESVVSILQRREVGSTAFCQKSSQIKQPYCRESHHSFSRSLSAAKVSSALQPHLHPISKFRSGSREETRSFRPRQFEYHPSSPSLMVFGTLDGELVVMNHESEKLVGYLPSAGALHSILGLCWLKKYPSKFIAGSDNGSLQMYDVCQMRATVTDQYCSMNASVYTFDDFEQLTSVHVNSTDEYFVASGFSKHVALYDMGSGRRLQIFEDLHREHINVVKFAHHSPTIFATASFDHDVKMWDLRQGPSRPCFSASSSKGNVMVCFSPDDHYLLASAIDNEVKQILAADGRLHMSFSISSTGSGQNYTRSYYMNGRDYIISGSCEENVVRICCAQTGRRLRDVSLEDRGSRNSMFVQSLRGDPFRDFHMSILAAYWHPFAKSEIVAVNLLQSDERIEENSRGRCRQASSSMGG, from the exons GTTAAGCATCAGAAGTCGCATGCAGAACAATGCTGTTTGAATATCATCATAGACCAGTTAAAGAGTTCTGATTTTCCTCCTCTTATAGATCTTTTATCTATGTCCAGTTTATCTGAAATTGATGCAGTTGATGTATGTCAGAACTCATCTTATATCTTGTTAGATGGAGAATATGTTTTGTCTTTGCTTCGTGCAGTCAACCAGAAGCTTCGGATGATTGATCTTGTTGATTCGTCATCCTGGAAAGATGTTTTGGA TGATATTTGCCAAAAAGGGATAGCATGCCGGATTTTAAACTTGCGCTTCTCTCCCATTCGGAAGCTCAATATGACTGGGAAATTCATGCAGCTGCATACGCTTAGACTGGATTTCAGTGTTCATCTGACCAGTTTCCACACAAGTTGCTTTAGTTGCATGCCAAAGCTAATGCGGCTCTCTATGTGTGACACAAGAGTTACCAATCTTTGGATGACAAGTGCTGCACTATCAAAACTACATTCCCTGGAGGAACTCCGTTTTCAGAGTTGTTTGTGTTGCTATGATACTGGGCCATGTTCTGGCAAGGGAGTGATTTCTTCTGCTTATGAGAAAATCCGATCTTCTTCGCATCATTGTTACTCTTACCCTGAATCACTCTCTGGGACCAATGAGAACTTTCTATTGCAAAATATGCAAGAATCTAGCATAGATGGAAGTCCCAGCAGTCTATATTCTGATGATGACTCCTTCACAAACCATGAATTGCTTCAAAGCATGACTGAGGAAGCATCAGCTGAAAGCGACCTAGATATTTCAAGTGATACACGAAGCATTGATAACTGGACAGACATGTCCCAGGATTCCCATCATGAGTTGTATGGATGGACCAATTCAGAAATTTCAGTAAACACATCAGACCTTACTATGTCATCTAGTGGTCATTCTTCTATACCATCAACCACCAGGCTTTTTGAGGAAGTTATATATTCTAGTACAAGAATCAAAAATGACATTTGCAACATAAATATGTTTGAAGGTCTGAAAAATAATAGTTTAAATGTGCATGCAAGTTCAACTGAGATTTACAGTCAACCTAACCATAGGAATCAATTCTCTACTGACAGAGTATTTATTGAAGATGAAGAAGGTTGCTCAAGTAGCGGGCTGAACTTAGAAAATACTCCAGAGACTTTGGACTTTGTTCCAGAAAAGCATCCTTCACATCATCCTTCACCAATTTGTTTTGAGAAATATTACAGGGAATATATGATATATTCACTTCCACAATTAAAAGTTTTAGATAATTTTCCTGTCAAACATGCTGAGAAGGAGAAAGCAAaagcaatatttaagaaatactatgaGAATGTACCATACAACAGACAACAAAAAGAGAGTGTTGTCAGTATTTTGCAAAGGCGTGAAGTGGGGTCCACTGCTTTTTGTCAGAAATCTTCTCAAATAAAGCAGCCATATTGTCGAGAAAGTCATCATTCCTTCTCCAGGTCCCTTTCCGCTGCTAAAGTAAGTTCTGCTTTACAGCCCCATCTGCATCCAATTTCCAAATTCAGGAGTGGTTCAAGGGAAGAAACTAGGAGTTTCCGTCCACGGCAATTTGAATATCACCCTAGTAGCCCTAGTCTTATGGTCTTTGGTACGTTGGATGGGGAACTTGTTGTTATGAATCATGAAAGCGAGAAACTTGTTGGCTATCTTCCTTCAGCTGGAGCACTTCATAGCATTTTAGGGCTTTGCTGGCTTAAGAAGTATCCATCCAAG TTCATTGCTGGCTCCGACAATGGTTCTTTGCAAATGTACGATGTTTGTCAAATGCGGGCAACAGTTACTGACCAATATTGCAGCATGAATGCTTCTGTGTACACATTTgatgattttgagcagttgacatCTGTTCATGTAAATTCAACTGATGAATATTTTGTTGCGAGTGGATTCTCAAAGCATGTAGCTTTGTATGACATGGGCAGCGGAAGGCGCCTGCAAATTTTTGAAGATCTTCATAGGGAGCATATTAATGTTGTTAAGTTTGCACACCATTCCCCCACTATATTTGCTACTGCATCCTTCGATCATGATGTCAAGATGTGGGACTTAAGGCAAGGACCCTCAAGGCCCTGTTTTTCAGCTTCTAGCTCAAAAGGAAATGTGATGGTGTGTTTTTCTCCTGATGATCACTATCTGCTTGCCTCAGCCATTGACAATGAG GTTAAGCAGATATTAGCTGCAGATGGAAGGCTTCACATGTCATTCAGCATTTCTTCTACCGGAAGTGGTCAAAATTATACTCGATCATACTACATGAATGGAAGGGACTACATTATCTCTGGAAGCTGTGAAGAGAATGTTGTCCGAATTTGCTGTGCTCAAACTGGAAGGCGGCTAAGAGATGTTTCTCTGGAG GATAGAGGTTCAAGAAATTCGATGTTTGTACAGTCTTTGAGGGGTGACCCATTCAGG
- the LOC140850856 gene encoding protein DWD HYPERSENSITIVE TO UV-B 1-like isoform X2 (The sequence of the model RefSeq protein was modified relative to this genomic sequence to represent the inferred CDS: added 147 bases not found in genome assembly), which produces MIDLVDSSSWKDVLDDICQKGIACRILNLRFSPIRKLNMTGKFMQLHTLRLDFSVHLTSFHTSCFSCMPKLMRLSMCDTRVTNLWMTSAALSKLHSLEELRFQSCLCCYDTGPCSGKGVISSAYEKIRSSSHHCYSYPESLSGTNENFLLQNMQESSIDGSPSSLYSDDDSFTNHELLQSMTEEASAESDLDISSDTRSIDNWTDMSQDSHHELYGWTNSEISVNTSDLTMSSSGHSSIPSTTRLFEEVIYSSTRIKNDICNINMFEGLKNNSLNVHASSTEIYSQPNHRNQFSTDRVFIEDEEGCSSSGLNLENTPETLDFVPEKHPSHHPSPICFEKYYREYMIYSLPQLKVLDNFPVKHAEKEKAKAIFKKYYENVPYNRQQKESVVSILQRREVGSTAFCQKSSQIKQPYCRESHHSFSRSLSAAKVSSALQPHLHPISKFRSGSREETRSFRPRQFEYHPSSPSLMVFGTLDGELVVMNHESEKLVGYLPSAGALHSILGLCWLKKYPSKFIAGSDNGSLQMYDVCQMRATVTDQYCSMNASVYTFDDFEQLTSVHVNSTDEYFVASGFSKHVALYDMGSGRRLQIFEDLHREHINVVKFAHHSPTIFATASFDHDVKMWDLRQGPSRPCFSASSSKGNVMVCFSPDDHYLLASAIDNEVKQILAADGRLHMSFSISSTGSGQNYTRSYYMNGRDYIISGSCEENVVRICCAQTGRRLRDVSLEDRGSRNSMFVQSLRGDPFRDFHMSILAAYWHPFAKSEIVAVNLLQSDERIEENSRGRCRQASSSMGG; this is translated from the exons ATGATTGATCTTGTTGATTCGTCATCCTGGAAAGATGTTTTGGA TGATATTTGCCAAAAAGGGATAGCATGCCGGATTTTAAACTTGCGCTTCTCTCCCATTCGGAAGCTCAATATGACTGGGAAATTCATGCAGCTGCATACGCTTAGACTGGATTTCAGTGTTCATCTGACCAGTTTCCACACAAGTTGCTTTAGTTGCATGCCAAAGCTAATGCGGCTCTCTATGTGTGACACAAGAGTTACCAATCTTTGGATGACAAGTGCTGCACTATCAAAACTACATTCCCTGGAGGAACTCCGTTTTCAGAGTTGTTTGTGTTGCTATGATACTGGGCCATGTTCTGGCAAGGGAGTGATTTCTTCTGCTTATGAGAAAATCCGATCTTCTTCGCATCATTGTTACTCTTACCCTGAATCACTCTCTGGGACCAATGAGAACTTTCTATTGCAAAATATGCAAGAATCTAGCATAGATGGAAGTCCCAGCAGTCTATATTCTGATGATGACTCCTTCACAAACCATGAATTGCTTCAAAGCATGACTGAGGAAGCATCAGCTGAAAGCGACCTAGATATTTCAAGTGATACACGAAGCATTGATAACTGGACAGACATGTCCCAGGATTCCCATCATGAGTTGTATGGATGGACCAATTCAGAAATTTCAGTAAACACATCAGACCTTACTATGTCATCTAGTGGTCATTCTTCTATACCATCAACCACCAGGCTTTTTGAGGAAGTTATATATTCTAGTACAAGAATCAAAAATGACATTTGCAACATAAATATGTTTGAAGGTCTGAAAAATAATAGTTTAAATGTGCATGCAAGTTCAACTGAGATTTACAGTCAACCTAACCATAGGAATCAATTCTCTACTGACAGAGTATTTATTGAAGATGAAGAAGGTTGCTCAAGTAGCGGGCTGAACTTAGAAAATACTCCAGAGACTTTGGACTTTGTTCCAGAAAAGCATCCTTCACATCATCCTTCACCAATTTGTTTTGAGAAATATTACAGGGAATATATGATATATTCACTTCCACAATTAAAAGTTTTAGATAATTTTCCTGTCAAACATGCTGAGAAGGAGAAAGCAAaagcaatatttaagaaatactatgaGAATGTACCATACAACAGACAACAAAAAGAGAGTGTTGTCAGTATTTTGCAAAGGCGTGAAGTGGGGTCCACTGCTTTTTGTCAGAAATCTTCTCAAATAAAGCAGCCATATTGTCGAGAAAGTCATCATTCCTTCTCCAGGTCCCTTTCCGCTGCTAAAGTAAGTTCTGCTTTACAGCCCCATCTGCATCCAATTTCCAAATTCAGGAGTGGTTCAAGGGAAGAAACTAGGAGTTTCCGTCCACGGCAATTTGAATATCACCCTAGTAGCCCTAGTCTTATGGTCTTTGGTACGTTGGATGGGGAACTTGTTGTTATGAATCATGAAAGCGAGAAACTTGTTGGCTATCTTCCTTCAGCTGGAGCACTTCATAGCATTTTAGGGCTTTGCTGGCTTAAGAAGTATCCATCCAAG TTCATTGCTGGCTCCGACAATGGTTCTTTGCAAATGTACGATGTTTGTCAAATGCGGGCAACAGTTACTGACCAATATTGCAGCATGAATGCTTCTGTGTACACATTTgatgattttgagcagttgacatCTGTTCATGTAAATTCAACTGATGAATATTTTGTTGCGAGTGGATTCTCAAAGCATGTAGCTTTGTATGACATGGGCAGCGGAAGGCGCCTGCAAATTTTTGAAGATCTTCATAGGGAGCATATTAATGTTGTTAAGTTTGCACACCATTCCCCCACTATATTTGCTACTGCATCCTTCGATCATGATGTCAAGATGTGGGACTTAAGGCAAGGACCCTCAAGGCCCTGTTTTTCAGCTTCTAGCTCAAAAGGAAATGTGATGGTGTGTTTTTCTCCTGATGATCACTATCTGCTTGCCTCAGCCATTGACAATGAG GTTAAGCAGATATTAGCTGCAGATGGAAGGCTTCACATGTCATTCAGCATTTCTTCTACCGGAAGTGGTCAAAATTATACTCGATCATACTACATGAATGGAAGGGACTACATTATCTCTGGAAGCTGTGAAGAGAATGTTGTCCGAATTTGCTGTGCTCAAACTGGAAGGCGGCTAAGAGATGTTTCTCTGGAG GATAGAGGTTCAAGAAATTCGATGTTTGTACAGTCTTTGAGGGGTGACCCATTCAGG